In a genomic window of Variovorax paradoxus:
- a CDS encoding LysR family transcriptional regulator, whose protein sequence is MKRHIPSTRALLVFDAVARHHGVSRAAEELCLTHSAVSQQLRLLETQIGVLLVQRSARGTTLTEAGRRYHGQIAGDLLRLQDHTLEAMARRTDGLRLIVGAVPVLAEGWLLPRLPGFTARQPGCSLHLQVFPTLLYMEDMPFDVGVQYDDAVWPGAEARPLMPEACVAVCAPGAAGRDRMARGDFRDARLLHLRTRLGAWEEWFAQAPAATQAPDNLVAGHRFDLFSMLLEAVRAELGVGLVPRYFVERALRSGELALACEHEAPSRRGYSVFVPPNRAADPLVTAFVEWICELPTA, encoded by the coding sequence ATGAAACGCCACATCCCGAGCACGCGCGCGCTGCTGGTCTTCGACGCGGTCGCGCGCCACCACGGCGTGAGCCGCGCCGCCGAGGAGCTGTGCCTCACGCACAGCGCCGTGAGCCAGCAGCTGCGGCTGCTCGAGACCCAGATCGGCGTGCTGCTGGTGCAGCGTTCCGCGCGCGGCACCACGCTGACCGAGGCCGGCCGCCGCTACCACGGCCAGATCGCGGGCGACCTGCTGCGGCTGCAGGACCACACGCTCGAGGCCATGGCCCGGCGCACCGACGGCCTGCGGCTGATCGTGGGCGCGGTGCCGGTGCTGGCCGAGGGCTGGCTGCTGCCGCGGCTGCCGGGCTTCACCGCGCGCCAGCCGGGCTGCAGCCTGCACCTGCAGGTGTTCCCGACGCTGCTCTACATGGAGGACATGCCCTTCGATGTCGGCGTGCAGTACGACGACGCCGTGTGGCCGGGCGCCGAGGCGCGGCCGCTGATGCCCGAGGCCTGCGTGGCGGTCTGCGCGCCCGGCGCGGCCGGCCGGGACCGGATGGCGCGCGGCGATTTCCGCGACGCGCGCCTGCTTCATCTGCGCACGCGGCTTGGCGCCTGGGAGGAGTGGTTCGCGCAGGCGCCGGCAGCGACGCAGGCGCCCGACAACCTCGTCGCCGGCCATCGCTTCGACCTGTTCTCGATGCTGCTCGAGGCGGTGCGCGCCGAGCTCGGCGTGGGCCTGGTGCCGCGCTATTTCGTGGAGCGCGCGCTGCGTTCGGGCGAACTGGCGCTGGCTTGCGAGCACGAGGCGCCGTCGCGCCGCGGCTACAGCGTGTTCGTGCCGCCGAACCGGGCGGCCGATCCGCTGGTGACGGCCTTCGTCGAATGGATCTGCGAGCTGCCCACTGCCTGA
- a CDS encoding acyl carrier protein, producing the protein MSSLKELQDLIQEKYGIEPSTLDPHASMREKGGLDSLALAEFLFAIEDHFGITMPDEDANIDTLAELAVLVDKVRAAKPA; encoded by the coding sequence ATGAGTTCGCTGAAGGAATTGCAGGACCTGATCCAGGAGAAGTACGGCATCGAACCGTCGACGCTCGACCCCCATGCCTCCATGCGGGAGAAAGGCGGGCTCGATTCGCTGGCGCTGGCCGAATTCCTGTTCGCCATCGAAGACCACTTCGGCATCACCATGCCCGACGAGGACGCCAACATCGACACGCTGGCCGAACTGGCCGTGCTGGTCGACAAGGTCCGCGCCGCCAAGCCAGCGTGA
- a CDS encoding M20/M25/M40 family metallo-hydrolase: protein MPRSSFRLAPIALALLCAAGAALAQGGAIANPPQVRPDIDRAYTQLMAAPAVQKLLEAVKADHERSVEDLKLLTEIEAPPFKEQKRAEAFLARMKALGLSDAKIDAEGNVVGLRKGTGNGPKLLISAHLDTVFPAGTDVKVKERDGKLYAPGISDDTRGLSVLLSWLKVLNDNKVQTQGDLLFVGNVGEEELGNLRGMKAIFRDHLDIDGMVGLEPAADGTVLILGTGSHRYEVSFKGPGGHSYGAFGQVPSAIHGMGRAIAKIAEVRTPSFPKTTFTVGGGTSVNTIAPDARMAIDIRSDDMGSLLEAEKKILATLDEAVAEENKRWNVNTLSVSTKLIGDRPGGRTPPDSVIVEAATRANAAFGHKTLLTGASTDANVPMALGIPAIIVGGGGKTGGFHALSEWIDVTDGWKGAQNSLVTVLGLVGVAGVSEPLLPKRPARTR from the coding sequence ATGCCCCGCTCGTCGTTTCGCCTCGCTCCCATCGCCCTCGCCCTGCTCTGCGCCGCCGGCGCGGCCCTCGCCCAGGGCGGCGCCATCGCCAACCCGCCGCAGGTGCGGCCCGACATCGACCGGGCCTACACGCAGCTGATGGCCGCGCCCGCGGTCCAGAAGCTGCTCGAGGCGGTGAAGGCCGACCACGAGCGCTCGGTCGAGGACCTGAAGCTGCTGACCGAGATCGAGGCGCCGCCCTTCAAGGAACAGAAGCGCGCCGAGGCTTTCCTCGCGCGCATGAAGGCGCTGGGCCTGTCGGACGCGAAGATCGACGCAGAAGGCAACGTGGTCGGGCTGCGCAAGGGCACGGGCAACGGCCCGAAGCTTTTGATCTCGGCCCATCTCGACACGGTGTTTCCGGCCGGCACCGACGTGAAGGTCAAGGAACGCGACGGCAAGCTCTACGCCCCGGGCATCTCCGACGACACGCGCGGCCTGTCGGTGCTGCTGTCCTGGCTCAAGGTGCTCAACGACAACAAGGTCCAGACCCAGGGCGACCTGCTGTTCGTCGGCAACGTCGGCGAGGAGGAACTGGGCAACCTGCGCGGCATGAAGGCGATCTTCCGCGACCACCTCGACATCGACGGCATGGTCGGCCTCGAGCCGGCGGCCGACGGCACGGTGCTGATCCTCGGCACCGGCAGCCACCGCTACGAGGTCAGCTTCAAGGGCCCGGGCGGCCACAGCTACGGCGCCTTCGGCCAGGTGCCGAGCGCGATCCACGGCATGGGCCGCGCCATCGCGAAGATCGCCGAGGTGCGCACGCCGAGTTTCCCCAAGACCACCTTCACGGTCGGCGGCGGCACCTCGGTCAACACCATCGCGCCCGACGCGCGCATGGCGATCGACATCCGCTCCGACGACATGGGCTCGCTGCTCGAGGCCGAGAAGAAGATCCTCGCGACGCTCGACGAAGCGGTGGCCGAGGAGAACAAGCGCTGGAACGTGAACACGCTGAGCGTGAGCACCAAGCTGATCGGCGACCGGCCCGGTGGCCGCACGCCGCCCGATTCGGTGATCGTCGAGGCCGCCACGCGCGCCAACGCGGCCTTCGGCCACAAGACGCTGCTGACCGGCGCCAGCACCGACGCCAACGTGCCGATGGCGCTGGGCATCCCCGCGATCATCGTCGGCGGCGGCGGCAAGACCGGCGGCTTCCACGCGCTCAGCGAATGGATCGACGTGACCGACGGCTGGAAGGGCGCGCAGAACTCGCTGGTGACGGTGCTCGGGCTGGTCGGCGTGGCGGGCGTGAGCGAGCCGCTGCTGCCGAAGCGGCCCGCGCGCACGCGCTGA
- a CDS encoding phosphatase PAP2 family protein, with protein sequence MNRPLPLPLPAAPATPTWGAEIGRRVRSLFILKAVGTTVFTWLFFIGYFHLLRNPAFPVTVMPLTALDALVPFQPHFLGAYLSLWLYVGVAPGLQPNFRELLVYGLWVGGLCLTGLGLFYLWPTQIPPLAIDVSGYPGFEMLQGVDAAGNACPSMHVAVAIFTAVRLEHVLREARTPLWPRLLNWLWFAAIAWSTLAVKQHVALDALAGALLGLAFALPSLRWRPGYRAR encoded by the coding sequence ATGAACCGACCGCTCCCCCTGCCCCTGCCCGCCGCGCCGGCCACGCCCACCTGGGGCGCCGAGATCGGGCGCCGCGTGCGCAGCCTGTTCATCCTGAAAGCGGTCGGCACCACGGTCTTCACCTGGCTGTTCTTCATCGGCTACTTCCACCTGCTGCGCAACCCGGCCTTCCCGGTCACGGTGATGCCGCTGACCGCGCTCGACGCGCTGGTCCCGTTCCAGCCGCACTTCCTGGGCGCCTACCTGTCGCTGTGGCTCTACGTGGGCGTGGCGCCCGGGCTGCAGCCGAACTTCCGCGAGCTGCTGGTCTACGGCCTCTGGGTCGGCGGGCTGTGCCTCACCGGGCTGGGCCTGTTCTATCTGTGGCCGACGCAGATACCTCCTCTGGCCATCGACGTTTCGGGCTATCCGGGCTTCGAGATGCTGCAGGGCGTGGACGCGGCCGGCAACGCCTGCCCCTCGATGCACGTGGCGGTGGCGATCTTCACCGCGGTGCGGCTCGAGCACGTGCTGCGCGAGGCCCGCACGCCGCTGTGGCCGCGGCTCTTGAACTGGCTGTGGTTCGCGGCCATCGCCTGGTCGACGCTGGCGGTCAAGCAGCACGTGGCGCTCGATGCACTGGCCGGCGCGCTGCTGGGCCTGGCCTTCGCGCTGCCCTCGCTGCGCTGGCGTCCGGGTTACCGAGCACGCTGA
- a CDS encoding helix-turn-helix transcriptional regulator, translating into MPAPVTSVASLTPHLYAPDAVRPLRAKEHFLSADTFVELHQHPWPQLTFSTRGVIRLNTQDGSYIVPPSRAVWVPADMPHSIMLIEDAELRTIYLHAWLGPAWEKCEVLEISPLLRALMLALDTTPDGLPPTDAHAPQRERMIAPLLVDELERATQIRIDVPLPADKRLRQLCEALLRNPADRATLAERAASIGASERTVARMFRDQLGMSWQQWRQQAVMAHALPLLARGMAVSQVAAASGYATDSAFCAMFKAATGRSPTSFQHRKRGPSSAHA; encoded by the coding sequence GTGCCCGCGCCGGTCACCAGCGTGGCCTCGCTCACGCCGCACCTGTACGCGCCCGACGCGGTGCGGCCGCTGCGCGCCAAGGAACACTTCCTGAGCGCCGACACCTTCGTCGAGCTGCACCAGCATCCGTGGCCGCAACTCACTTTCTCGACCCGCGGCGTGATCCGCCTCAACACCCAGGACGGCAGCTACATCGTGCCGCCCTCGCGCGCGGTCTGGGTGCCGGCCGACATGCCGCACAGCATCATGCTGATCGAGGACGCCGAGCTGCGCACCATCTACCTGCATGCCTGGCTGGGCCCGGCCTGGGAGAAATGCGAGGTGCTCGAGATCAGCCCGCTGCTGCGCGCGCTGATGCTGGCGCTGGACACCACGCCCGACGGCCTGCCACCCACCGACGCGCATGCGCCGCAGCGCGAACGCATGATCGCGCCGCTCCTGGTCGACGAGCTCGAGCGCGCCACGCAGATCCGCATCGACGTGCCGCTGCCCGCCGACAAGCGGCTGCGCCAGCTCTGCGAGGCGCTGCTGCGCAACCCGGCCGACCGCGCCACCCTGGCCGAACGCGCCGCCAGCATCGGCGCCAGCGAGCGCACGGTGGCGCGCATGTTTCGCGACCAGCTCGGCATGAGCTGGCAGCAATGGCGCCAGCAGGCGGTGATGGCGCATGCGCTGCCGCTGCTGGCACGCGGCATGGCGGTGAGCCAGGTGGCGGCCGCCAGCGGCTACGCCACCGACAGCGCCTTCTGCGCGATGTTCAAGGCCGCCACCGGGCGCTCGCCGACTTCGTTCCAGCATCGCAAGCGCGGCCCCTCGTCCGCCCACGCCTGA
- a CDS encoding MFS transporter — MSSSASTTPDATAPTTLRKDAQLIGLVGLAHAISHFSQLILAPLFPWLKDAFGVSYTELGAVLTVFFVVSCIVQAASGFIVDKLGPRPVLFVGLGALGLAAFGYAAAQSYWMLLLCAVVGGIGNGVFHPVDYTLFNRKVAPTRLGHAYSVHGITGSLGWALAPAFVVPIAIATSWRVALASAGVLAIVVLLVLWVYRRVLDLDVKAVHKATGQGEAATGGQFDFLRIPAVWMCFGFFFFYAAVISVVQTFAPVAAGHLHAVPVGVVAVCLTVYMVASSAGMVAGGFLASDPSRCERIVGLGFGIAAALALVLAFADFPPLVVPVLFGAMGFVSGVAGPSRDLLVKRSTPPNATGRVYGVVYAGLDIGQAVAPLIFGRLMDHGQYVAVIVGLALVQGVLIASAFNVTRVRRTALVPASA; from the coding sequence ATGTCTTCCTCCGCCTCGACAACTCCCGACGCCACCGCCCCGACCACCCTGCGCAAGGACGCCCAACTGATCGGCCTGGTCGGGCTGGCGCATGCGATCAGCCACTTCAGCCAGCTGATCCTGGCGCCACTGTTTCCCTGGCTCAAGGACGCCTTCGGCGTGAGCTACACCGAGCTGGGCGCGGTGCTGACCGTGTTCTTCGTGGTCTCGTGCATCGTGCAGGCGGCCTCGGGCTTCATCGTCGACAAGCTGGGCCCGCGGCCGGTGCTGTTCGTGGGCCTGGGCGCGCTGGGGCTGGCCGCCTTCGGCTACGCGGCGGCGCAGAGCTACTGGATGCTGCTGCTGTGCGCCGTGGTCGGCGGCATCGGCAACGGCGTGTTCCACCCGGTCGACTACACGCTGTTCAACCGCAAGGTCGCGCCCACGCGCCTGGGCCATGCCTACAGCGTGCATGGCATCACCGGCAGCCTGGGCTGGGCGCTGGCGCCGGCCTTCGTGGTGCCGATCGCCATCGCCACCTCGTGGCGCGTGGCGCTGGCGTCGGCCGGCGTGCTCGCGATCGTGGTGCTGCTGGTGCTGTGGGTCTACCGCCGCGTGCTCGACCTCGACGTGAAGGCGGTGCACAAGGCCACCGGCCAGGGCGAGGCCGCGACGGGCGGGCAGTTCGACTTCCTGCGCATCCCGGCCGTGTGGATGTGCTTCGGTTTCTTCTTCTTCTATGCGGCGGTGATCAGCGTGGTCCAGACCTTCGCGCCGGTCGCGGCCGGCCACCTGCACGCGGTGCCGGTCGGCGTCGTGGCGGTGTGCCTGACGGTCTACATGGTGGCGAGCTCGGCCGGCATGGTGGCGGGCGGCTTCCTGGCCTCCGATCCCTCGCGCTGCGAGCGCATCGTGGGCCTGGGCTTCGGCATCGCCGCCGCGCTGGCGCTGGTGCTGGCCTTCGCCGACTTCCCGCCGCTGGTGGTGCCGGTGCTGTTCGGCGCCATGGGCTTCGTCTCGGGCGTGGCCGGTCCCTCGCGCGACCTGCTGGTCAAGCGCTCGACGCCGCCCAATGCCACCGGCCGCGTCTACGGCGTGGTCTACGCCGGCCTCGACATCGGGCAGGCCGTGGCGCCGCTGATCTTCGGCCGCCTCATGGACCATGGCCAGTACGTGGCCGTGATCGTGGGCCTGGCGCTGGTGCAGGGCGTGCTGATCGCGAGCGCCTTCAACGTGACGCGCGTGCGCCGCACGGCGCTGGTGCCGGCCTCGGCCTGA
- a CDS encoding beta-ketoacyl-[acyl-carrier-protein] synthase family protein — MNTPSEVAVTGLGVVAPHGDHPDTLFEALLQGRSAIAPVFPELPKPAAAATVAFDESRWFTKLQLAGVDRVSQLAVAAADLAMRDAGIPALADSGLDAERVGVYGGCGMGGAAALEAAYRGNGRVSPLTIPAFMPNAPAAHVSMRQGVQGPVLTYSVACASSSVAIAEAAKAIQRGEVDLAIAGGSEALIVPGVVLAWQAMMTLAGFQPGEAARAVRPFAADRSGFALGEGAAFVVLESAERARRRGARIHALLAGWGLSSDATHLTKPDAPGQARALRSALRQAGLAPRDVGYCNAHGTATRIGDAVERNALAAVWGDDLDGLRTSSTKALHGHLLGGAGALEAVITILALRERLLPPNVNGGQADPDCALNLVAPGDADAPALEAAISNSFAFGGTNSVLLFRRA; from the coding sequence GTGAACACGCCCTCGGAGGTCGCCGTCACCGGGCTGGGCGTCGTCGCCCCGCACGGCGACCATCCCGACACCCTGTTCGAGGCCCTGCTGCAGGGCCGCTCGGCCATCGCGCCGGTGTTCCCCGAACTCCCCAAGCCGGCCGCCGCCGCCACCGTCGCCTTCGACGAGAGCCGCTGGTTCACCAAGCTGCAGCTCGCGGGCGTCGACCGCGTGAGCCAGCTCGCGGTGGCCGCCGCCGATCTCGCGATGCGCGATGCCGGCATTCCCGCCCTCGCCGACAGCGGCCTCGACGCCGAGCGCGTGGGCGTCTACGGTGGCTGCGGCATGGGCGGCGCTGCCGCGCTCGAGGCCGCCTACCGCGGCAACGGCCGCGTGTCGCCGCTGACCATTCCGGCCTTCATGCCCAATGCGCCGGCCGCCCACGTGTCGATGCGCCAGGGCGTGCAGGGCCCGGTGCTCACCTATTCGGTAGCCTGCGCCTCGTCGTCCGTGGCGATCGCCGAGGCCGCCAAGGCGATCCAGCGCGGCGAGGTCGATCTGGCCATCGCGGGCGGCAGCGAAGCGCTGATCGTGCCCGGCGTGGTGCTGGCCTGGCAGGCCATGATGACGCTGGCCGGCTTCCAGCCCGGCGAGGCGGCGCGGGCGGTCCGGCCCTTCGCGGCCGACCGCAGCGGCTTCGCGCTCGGCGAGGGCGCGGCCTTCGTAGTGCTCGAGTCGGCCGAGCGCGCGCGCCGTCGCGGCGCGCGCATCCATGCGCTGCTCGCCGGCTGGGGCCTGAGCAGCGACGCCACCCATCTCACCAAGCCCGACGCGCCCGGCCAGGCGCGCGCGCTGCGCTCGGCCCTGCGCCAGGCCGGCCTGGCGCCGCGCGACGTGGGCTACTGCAACGCGCACGGCACCGCCACCCGCATCGGCGACGCGGTGGAGCGCAACGCACTGGCCGCGGTCTGGGGCGACGATCTCGACGGCCTGCGCACCAGCTCGACCAAGGCGCTGCACGGCCACCTGCTAGGCGGCGCCGGCGCGCTCGAGGCGGTCATCACCATCCTCGCGCTGCGCGAACGCCTGCTGCCGCCCAACGTGAACGGCGGCCAGGCGGATCCCGACTGCGCGCTGAACCTGGTGGCGCCGGGCGACGCCGACGCGCCCGCGCTCGAGGCGGCGATCAGCAATTCCTTCGCCTTCGGCGGCACGAACTCGGTGCTGCTGTTCCGTCGCGCCTGA